One window of the Lycorma delicatula isolate Av1 chromosome 3, ASM4794821v1, whole genome shotgun sequence genome contains the following:
- the LOC142320752 gene encoding serine/threonine-protein phosphatase alpha-3 isoform-like: MPLSEGEVRSLCIKSREILMSQPSLIELKIPVKIFGDIHGQYYDLLRWFDGIGYPPEANFLFLGDYVDRGNNSLETICLLLAYKIKYPEKVFLLRGNHECAFINRIYGFYDDCKRRYNTKIWKTFTDTFNCLPVAALIENKIFCCHGGLSPELNNFDQIRKLKRPLEIPDYGLVCDLLWADPCKMTSGWSQNERGISYSFGRDVVAKFLEKHQLDLICRAHQVVEDGYEFFANKKLVTLFSAPNYCGEFENDGGVVDIDETFLCSFKTLKPKVKQLTETSTLQ, encoded by the exons ATGCCACTGTCAGAAGGTGAGGTAAGAAGTTTGTGTATAAAATCAAGAGAAATATTAATGTCACAACCATCTTTAATTGAATTAAAGATACCAGTAAAAATATTTGGTGATATTCACGGACAGTATTATGATTTGCTAAGGTGGTTTGATGGGATAGGTTACCCACCAGAagcaaactttttatttttaggcgATTATGTAGACAGAGGTAATAATAGTTTAGAAACAATTTGCCTACTTTTggcatacaaaataaaatatccagaAAAGGTCTTCCTACTTCGTGGTAATCATGAATGTGCGTTTATAAATAGGATATATGGTTTTTATGATGACTGCAAAAGAAGGTACAATACTAAAATATGGAAAACATTTACAGATACATTTAACTGTTTACCAGTAGCtgctttaattgaaaataaaatattttgctgtcATGGTGGATTAAGTCCAGAGCTTAATAATTTTGATCAGATAAGAAAGTTAAAAAGACCATTGGAAATACCAGATTATGGGCTAGTTTGTGACCTACTATGGGCTGATCCTTGTAAAATGACAAGTGGATGGTCACAGAATGAACGTGGTATATCTTACTCTTTTGGACGTGAT GTGGTAGCTAAGTTTTTAGAAAAACATCAATTAGATTTAATATGTAGAGCACACCAAGTTGTTGAAGATGGATATGAATTTTTTGCCAATAAAAAACTAGTAACATTGTTTTCAGCTCCTAATTACTGCGGTGAATTTGAAAATGATGGTGGCGTAGTTGATATAGATGAAACATTTCTGTGTTCATTTAAAACCTTAAAACCAAAAGTAAAACAACTAACTGAAACCTCCACATTACAGTAA